DNA from Planctomycetota bacterium:
GGGAGCGTCGTTCGCCCACCGAGCCACGCGCAAGGAGCGCTCGCCAGCGCCAGCGGCACGAGGAATCCGAGCCGCAGGTGGCCGGCCCGGGCAAACTGAACCGTCGCGATCGCGGCGACGACCACGTTGAGCAGCAGCGCCGCGGGGCGGATCTCCGCCGGGGCGACGCCAGCCAGGGTCATCACGGCCACATAGCCCGTCGCGCCGGCATGGCCGACGGCGGCGTAGAGAAAGGCGACGACGCCGATCTCCCAGGGGAACAGGTCGGTGATCACGATTCGTGCGCCGCTCGCCGTCACACCGGGGGCAGGCGTGGATCGACGATCCGCCGCCACAGCGGTGGCACCATCGCCACCAGCAGCATCGTCGCGTAGCCGGCGGGGAGTTGCGGAGCCTCGTCGGTCGTCTCCAGTGCCTGGTAGCGCTTCGCCGCCGCGAGATGGTGATCGGCGTGGCGGGCGAGGTTGATGAGCAGCCAGTTAGTGACCCGGTGGCTCGAGTCCCAGGAGTGCCGGGCGTCGACGCGCTCGTAGCGTCCGGGGGCGACCTCACGGCGCACCAGGCCGTAGTGCTCGACGTAATTGATCCCCTGGACGAGGACGATGGCGACCAGACACTGCCCGGCGAACACCGCCACCCCCGGCCAGCCCCCCAGGCACCAGGCGGCGATCGGCATCGCGATCATCGTCGCGCCGTAGCGCAGCGTTCGGTTCCCGAGCGACCAGGGAGACAGGCCGCGCTTGGCCAAACGCTCCGACTCGACCTGCCACACCATCCCCGCGCCGCCGACCACGCTCCGCACCAGGAACGCATACAGCCCCTCGCCCCGCCGGGCGGTCGTCGGATCGAGGGGCGTGGCGACGTGGCGGTGGTGGCCGTGGACATGCTCGATGGCGAACTGCGGAAACGACACCAGCGCCAGGAGGATGTCGGCCAGCATCAGCTCGAACCGGCCGGTGCGGTGGACCAGCTCATGGGCGTAGGTGATGCCGACGCCGCCGGTGACGCTCCCCAGCGACACGACCAGACCCGCCATCTCGACCGGCGAAAGCGACCGCGTGCCGGCGAGCCAGACCCCCCAGGCCACCAGCGCCGTCTGCACCGGCACCCACGCCCAGGTCACGAGCCGAAAGGCCGTCTGCCGCCCGAGCCGGTCAGCGTCGTCGGCCGCGTGGTGGGCCAGGTCGAGCCGGAGCAGCGCGTCGGCCACCGGCAGGCCGACGTACAGGATCACCACCGGCAGCCACGTCCACCACCCGCCCCACAGCGTGCTGGCGACGACCAGCGGCGGAAGGAGGAAGCTGATCGTGTAGGGAAGCACGTTGAGCATCGCCCGAGCCCCCTTCGGCCATGCCGGCCAAGCCCTCGCCTCATCACCCTGCCAGTGTAGCCTCGGCAGCCGGCTCCCCGGCAGCCGTGTCGGTCGGCAGCCCTGCCGCCGCGCCGTCGTCGCCGCGGTCGAACACCGCCACGAGCGCCGGCAGGCAGAACAGGTCGCACAACAGCGCGATCGACAGCGTCACCACCCCGAGGAGGGCGAAGGCCCGGTGGTCGCGGTTGTCGCTGACGAGCACCGAGCTGAAGCCGACCACGAGCACGATCGTCGTCATGATCATCCCCGTTCCCACCTCGGCGAACGCCTGCCGGATCGCGGCCACGCGCGGCAGCCCCTGGGCCTGCTCGAAGCGGTAGCGCGAGAGGAAGTGGATCGTGTCGTCGACCGCGATCCCCAAGCAGATCGTCAGCGCACAGACGCTGACGATGTCGAGCGGCTGGCCGGTGAACACCATCCACGCCGCAGCCCCGGCCAGCGGGAGCATGTTGGGGACGATCGCGATCAGCCCCAGCCGCAGCGAGCGGAACGCGATCACCATCACGAACAGGATCTCGATCGCCGCCGTCCCCAGGCTCCGGGCCAGGTCCATGACCACGTGATACAGATCGCGCCACCGCCAGATCGGATCGCCCGACAGGCCGATCGTCACCCCGGGATGGGCGGCCGCGATCTCGCGCAGGCGGGCGTCGAGCCGGTCGAACGTCGGCTTGTAGACGACCGTGCCCTTGTCCTGGACGCGGAACGTGACCCGGGCCGTCCGGGCCTCCGGATCGTAGAGCGACTGCTTGAGCGGCGGCGGCAGCAGCTCGAGGAGCGTCATCCGCTCGCGTGAGGGCCCTTCGCCGGGCAGGCTGTCGATCAGCCGCCGCAGCGACAGCGGATGGGCGAGAAGCGGCTCGGCACGGACGGCGTCGTCGACCTCCGTGACCAAGTCGGCGATCGCCGCCGGGTCGAGCGCCGGATCGGACCACTCGATGTCGGCGGAGCAGACGTCGAGGCCGCCGAGCGCGGCGTCGAGCCGCTCGAGGGCCAGCTGCGCCGGGCTCCCCATCGGCAGGATGTTGGCCTTGCGGTCGTCGGGCTGGAGCCGCAGCGAGACCAGCGCCAGCGCCACCAGCAAGCCGATCGCCAGGGCGCTGGTCACGCGCGGCCGCCGGAGCGTGAAGTCGATGCCGCGCTGGATCCGCGGGAGCTGGCCGCCGATCGCCTCGCGCCCCGCCCCCGCGGCGAGGACCTTGCCCCATTCCGTCACGCAGGCCAGTGGCAGCACGGCCATCACCGCCAGCCAGGTGGCGGCGACCCCGATCACGCACGACCAGCCGAAGTCGCAGACCACCTCGTGCTGGGCCAGCGACAGCGATGCCATACCGATCGCGGTGGTGATCATCGTCAGGAAACAGGCGACGCCGACCGTCGCCAGCGCGCGATGGCAGGCCTCGCGTGGTGCGAGCCCGGCGGCCAGCCCGCGGCGGATATCGACCATCATGTGGACCGAGTCGGCGAAACCGACGAGGCTCAGCAGGATCGGCAGGATGACGTGGCTGAACGGGTTGTCCTGGAGGCCGAAGCAGCGGATCAGGCCGAGCGTCCAGAGGACGCCGAGCACCGGGGCCGCAGCGGTCACGAGAACCACCGACAGCCCCCGGAACAGCACCGCCGACAACGTCAGGATCAGCCCGTAGGCAATGAGCTGGAACTTGCGTTCGTTGGTCTCGCGGGAGCGCATCCACGCCAGCCGGATCGGCACCGAGCCGGTCAGCGACAGCTCGACAGGCACGCCGGGATGCTCGGCGGCGGCGGCCGTGGCCGTGGCGAGGATCCGATCGGTGACGTCGGCTTCGTCATCGACGTAGGCCCAGTCGAAACGGACGAGCATCACCGTCGTCCGGGCGTCCGGCGAGAGCAGCTGCCCGACGACGAGCGGGTGCTCGACGGCGCGCTTCCGGGCCACCTCGAAGCGCGCCGCGGTCGCAGCGCCGCGCGGGAGGATCGGCTCGGCGAGGCCGAAGATGTTGAGCGGCGGGGCGGTGTCGAGCCAGGTGACGCCGGCGACCGCCGGCAGCGCTTCGAGCCGCCCGACGATTCCCCGCAGCGCGTCGGCGCCGGCACGGGTGAAGATCACGGGGCTCTCGACGACGAGGACGGCATCGCCGCGGCCCACCGCCGAGCCGCGCCCGCGGCCGGTGCGGCCGAGGCGCCGGCTTGCCGGCCCCTGCCCCTGCGCCGGCTGGTCGGCCCGGGCCTTCGCTTCGACGAGACCGGCATCCTCCAGCTGCCGCCGCACCCAGCCCGGGTCGCGGTAGCCGGAGATCGCCAGGAGCGTCACGACCGCCCCGACGACCAGGCACGCCCACGGGTGATCGACGAGCCGGGCAAACAGCCGGCCGGTCGGGGAGAACCGCGGCTGCGGTGGCGACTCAGCGATCACGGTCGCGCACTCCCGCCGCCTCGACCATTTCGTCGCGCGTGATCCGCCCGTCGCCGTCGCCGTCGAGCGACGCGAACGCGAAATCGCGGATGATCCGGGCGCTCTCCGCCCGCGTCACCACGCCGTCGTGGTCGCCGTCGAACCGCGCGAAGAATGCCTCCGCCCGTTGCTCGGCGGCCGGCGAGGCGGCTGCCGCTCCCTCGGTGCGGCGGCGCCGCGGTCGCGCCGCGCCGGCGGCGTCGCGCGGTGCGGCGACCTCGAAAAAGGCCAAGGCCATCTCCTCCCAGGTCTGGTCCCCCCACATCACCGTCTCACCCGGCGCGGGATTGACCGGATTGCCGGCCGAGTTGTCGAACACCGCCACGATCTCGACGCGCTCGACGTCGTCGAGCGCGAGGGGGGTCGCGAGCTCGTAGGTGTGCTGCCAGTTGAAGTCGTAGCGCGGCACGTCGAGGAGCACCTCGCGGCCGGCGGCTCTGACGACCTCGACGCGAAACGCCCGCCCGCGCAGATGCATGTGGGGCGACACCGCCAGCAGCGTGCTCCCGGCCGGCCAGCGCTCGAGCTCGGCCCGTACCTCGTGGGCCGCCGCGCCGGGCGGGATCTCGAAATCCTGCTCGAGGGCCGCCAGCGTGAGGACCTCGTGGGTCACCTCGTCGGCGGGCATCGTGATCAGGCCGATCCGCGACAGGTCGCTCACCGGCGTGCCGATTGGCGTGTAGTGCATCTGAAACACGAACTTCGCCCGCTTCGGCAACCGCCGCGCGTGGCCCGGCGGAAACGTCGTCGCCCGCTGCCCAGGGACATACGCCGACACCAGCCCCGTGCCGCGGAACTCCGCCAGCGTCTCGGGGCGGGCGAACACGATCGCGTGGTGGACGACCGCCGGCGTGCCGGGCACGACCTGCGCGGCGCTGATCCACGTCTCCTCGTCGAGCTGCGGATCGGCGACGAAATACTGGTATTCGACCGTCCCCGACGCCGGCACCGCGAACGGCGCGGGGGCCATCGCCACGTCGATGTCGGGCCGCCGCGGCAGCCGCCAGCCGCTGGCAAACTCCGGCGGGGGCGGAATCGCCGCCAGATCCCCCTCCGGATGTCCGGCTGCGATCCAGCGCTTGAACAGGTCGATCGTTCCTGGAGGAAGCACGCGGGCGTTGCGAAACTCCCCGTGGGCCGGATCGGCGTGCCAGGGAGGCATCCTCCCCTGCTCCATCACCTCGACCATCATCTCCGACCAGCCCTTCACCTCCTCGTAGTCGCTCACGCCGAACGGGCCGATCTCCCCCGGCCGGTGGCATTCCATGCAGTGCTGCTGGAGGAGCGGCGCGATCGCCTCGGCAAACGTCGGCGCGTCGGCCGTGGGCTCCGTCGGCCGGTCGAACGTGATCAGGCACCCGACCGGCTCGGTGCGGGAAATCGCCACGGGACGGCCGGCGAGCAGGTCGCCGATCGCCGCCACGAGCTCCTCGCTCGTCGGGGCCGGCCGGGCGAGCCCGGGCGCGAATTGGTCGTCGACCCGCCCCGCATAGACCACCGTGCCAGCCCCGTCGAGGAGGACGACCCCGCCGGTCCGCGTCGCCCCCACGTGGCGGGCGATCCGCTGCCCTTCGTCGCGGAGCAAGGCGTAGTCGACCTCGAGCTCGCGTCCGGTCGCGGCCAGTTCGTCGGCCGTGTCCTGCGGATTGGCATCGACGCCGATCACGGTGATGCCCTGGTCGGCGAAGCGCTTCGCGATCTCGCCGAGGCGCACGGCATACTGCCGCGCCACCGGGCAGCCGACGCCGAGAAACCCGATCACGACGCCCCGCTTCGCCCCCAGCTCCGGCACCGGCGTGCCGGTGACCGTCGTCTGCGGCAGCAGCCCCTCGGGAAGCGGTGCTGCGGCCGACCACCCGGCAACGAGCGTGATCACGGCGGCAGCCACGACGGCGACGCCAAACGGTCCGCGAACGATCGCCATGGGGCCTCCGTCACCTCGAGCCTCGTCGGCCGACCACCCGGCACGCCGAAGTGTAGCCCCGCCGCGGAATGCCGACGACAGGAGTTGAACGGGGCCGGATCGGGTATGTTCCCCGGCTCACGGACCTGTCAGCCGGCCCGTGTCACCGCGTCTCAACCCCCCCATGGCTACCCCTCCCGACTGCGATGCGATCCTCGTCGGCAGCGGGATCATGTCGGCGACGCTCGCGGCGCTCCTCCGCAGCCTGCTCCCGGAGTTGACCCTGCGCGTCGTCGAGGCCGGGCCGGGGCTGGCCCGCGAGAGCTCCGACGGCTGGCACAATGCCGGCACCGGCCACGCCGGCATCTGCGAGCTCAGCTACACGCCGGCGCGCTCGGCCGACGGCACGATCGACGTCGCGCGCGCGATCCGGATCGGCCAGCGCTTCGCCCACTCGCTCCAGTTCTGGGGGCATGCCGTCGCCAGCGCCGCCATCCCCGCCGACTTCATCCACGCCGTCCCGCATGCCACGTTCGTCATCGGGGCCGACGACGTCGCCTTCCTCCGCGACCGCCGCGCGGCGCTCGCCGCCCACCCGCTGTTCGCTCCGATGCAGTTCAGCGCCGACCCGGCCCGCATCGAGCGCCTCGCGCCGCTGGTGATGGAGGGGCGCGCGGCGGGGCCGGTCGCCGCGAGTTGGATGGACGCCGGCACCGAGGTCGACTACGGCCGCCTCGCCCGCCACCTCCTCGGCTGGCTCGCCCGGCAGCCGGGCACCATGATCGAGACCGGCAGGCGCGTGCGCTCTGTGCGGCGCTGCGGCAGCGGATGGGAGTTGACGATCGGCCACGGCGACGGCACCGTCGAGCGCACCACCGCCCGATTCGTGTTTCTCGGCGCCGGCGGCGGCACGCTGCCCCTCGTGCAGTCGGCCGGGATCGCCGCGGCGCGGGGCTACGCCGGGTTTCCGATCGGCGGACAGTGGCTGGTGTGCGACCGGGCCGACCTCGCCGCCCGCCATCCGCTCAAGGTCTACGGCGGCACGCCCCCGTCGGCACCGTCGCTCGGCGGCCCGCACCTCGACCTCCGCCGTCTCGACGGCAAGCCGGCGCTGCTGTTCGGTCCGTTCGCCAGTTGGACCACCCGGTTCCTCCGCTTCGAGGGGCGCCTCACCGACCTGCCGCGGTCGCTGCGCCCCTCGACGATCGGCACGCTCCTGCGCACGGGCGTTCAGAACCTCGGCCTGGTGCGCTACCTCGTCGGCCAGGGGCTGCAGCGCATGGCAGACCGGCTTGCCGCCCTGCGCGAGTTCTATCCGCTCGCCCGGCCCGACGACTGGCGCTTGGTCGAGGCCGGGATCCGCGTGCAGACGCTCAAGCCGGTCGATCGCGGAACGATCACGTATGGCACCGAGGTGCTCACCGATCCCGACGCCACGCTCGCGGCGCTGCTTGGCGCCTCGCCCGGGGCCTCGGTGAGCGTCGACGTCGCCCTCGAGATCGTGAAGCGCTGCTTCGCCGATCGGCTCGCCGATCCCGCCGTCCGCCGCCGCCTCGACGAGGCGATCCCGACCCACGCCGTCGACCTGACGTGTGCTGCCGAGGCCCGTGCCGCGGCGCCTGCCGTCGCGCGCTTGGCCGACCACCTCGGGCTTCCTGCACCCTGGTAACCGCCGCGCTCAGGCTTCCCCGTCCCCCTCGCGGCCGCGGCGCTCGAGGAAGTCGAGCGCGACCGCGGCCACGATCGCGGCGCCGGTCACGATCCGCTTGATCGGCTCCGACGCGCCCAGGTGCGCGAGCCCCGCCTCGAGCGTGGCGATCACCGCCACCCCCAGCACGCTTCCGGCGCACGATCCCGCGCCCCCTGCGAGGCTCGTGCCGCCGATCACCACCGCGGCGATCGCCGCCAGCTCGAGGCCCGTTCCGGCATTCGGGTCGGCGGAGCCGATCCGCGCCGTCGCCAACACGGCCGCGAGGCCGGCGAGCGCCCCGGACAGGACGTGGACGGTGATCCGCACCCGGCCGACGTCGATGCCGGCATACCGCGCAGCCCGTGGATTGCCCCCGACGGCGCGGAGGTGGCGGCCGAACACCGTGCGCGTGATCAGCACGTGGACGGCGACCACCGCCACTGCCGCGATCAGGATCGTCGGCGGCAGTCCGAGCGCCGGAAGCGGCCGGGCAAGCGGCTCGAGCGCCCCGCCGAGGTATTTGGTCCGCGATCCCGTCACCAGATACGCCGCGCCGCGACAGATCTCGAGCATCCCCAGGGTCGCCAGAAACGCCGGCACCCGCAGGCCGACGGTCATCATCCCCGCCGCGAGTCCGGCCACCGCCCCGACGGCGATCGCGAGTGGCACCGCGGCGGCCACCGGCCAGTGCCAGTCGACGAGCGCAATCCCGAGCACGCCCGCGGCGAGCGCCGCCACCGACCCGACTGCCAGGTCGATCCCGCCGCCGAGGATCACCGCCGTCATCCCCGCGGCGACGACCAGCAGGCCCGGCGTCCGGCCGACGAGCGTCTGCAGCGTCGCTGCCGAGAGAAAGTGGGTCGCCGTCAGCGCGAACACCGCGACCAGCGCTCCCCACGCCGCGAGAAGGACGCCGTGGCGGCGGAGGGCCCGCCAGGCCGTGGCGTCCGCTGCCGGCGCGCTCATGGCGCCGCCCCGTCATCTGGCCCGGTGACCAGGTCGATCGCGGTCGTCCGGTCTTCGGGCGCCGCCGCTCCCGACAGGATCGCCAGCGCCGTCTCGATCCCTTCGACCGCGAGCCGGTCGCCATGCTGGTCGACCGTCGCCACCAGCCGCCCATCGTCGAGCAACGGCCGGACGGCGGGAATCGCGTCGAACCCCGACACGAGCACCTCCCTGCGCCCCGCCGCGGCGATCGCCGCCGCCGCACCCAGCGCCATGCTGTCGTTGGCACAGAGGATCGCCCGGAGGCGCGGGTGGGCGGCGAGCATCGCGGCGGCGATGCCGTCGGCCTTCTCCATCTCCCACTGGCCGCTCTGCGTGTCCACGACCACGAGCCGCGCGTCGCGCGCCGCGTCTGCCAGGCCGAGGCTCCGTTGGCGGGCGTTGTCGGCGGTGACGATCCCCTCGACGATCGCCACTTCGTCTCCAGGCTGGAGGCGTCGGGCGACGGCGGCGCCGGCGAGTTTCGCCCCCGCGCGGTTGTCGGGACCGACGAACGGCACGGTGAGCCCGGCGGACCGGAGCGCGTCGGCGTCGAGGCGGTTGTCGATGTTGACGACGAGCACGCCGGCCTCGCGGGCCCGGGCCAGCGCCGGCACGAGCGCCTGGGAGTCGGCTGGCGCGATGACGATCGCCGCCGCGCGGCGAGCCACCATCTGCTCGACGATGCCGACCTGCTCGGCGACATCGGTTTCGTTGCGCATTCCGTTGACGATCAGGTCGTAGCGCTGGGGCGCGGCGGCCTGATGGCTCTTCGCCCCCGCGGCCATGGCGGCGAAGAACTCATTGGCCAGCGACTTCATCACCAGCGCCACCAGCGGCCGACTGCCGTCGCCCCCGGCGCCCTTGCCCGGAAGCGCCTCCTGCGGTCGCGATGAACAGCCCATGGCACCGACGAGAACCGCCGCGAGAACGAGACTGCGGACGCGACCGGGAGTTTGACCACCGTGGTAGGAGTGCGATACGGCCTGAGGAATGCTCATCGGGTGTGCCCCACGTGACGACGGCCGGGGAACGTGACTCTCGTGCCCAGAGCCTACTCGACCATGACTGGCCACAGGTCGGGGCTGCCCACGCCCCGTCGCCGGACGCTCACTTCGGCCCGAGGCTTTCGCGCCGTCGCCGCCGTCCCGGCGTCGGCTCCGGCTTGCGGTCGCCAGGCGAAGCCTGGCTCCCTCGGCAATGCCTCCGCTCGCTCGGATGTCGACTTCGCTTCGCCATCCATGGCTCCGCTCGTCGCCTGAACGCCGGCTCCCGGGGCATGGGCAGCCCCTCCACGCCTCGTGGAGGTTCACCCAACGCGCCCCCGGCGCCGCCACTGGCGGCGGCCACGGTCGCCCGGAGGTGCGACCGCCGCAGGCGAGGGAACCCTTGGCGTTCCCTCCGCCTGCGTAAGCCCGCGGGGGCCATGGATGGCCCCGCGGGCGCGAAAGTCAGTACCTCCACCCGATCCCTGCATCGGAGAAAAACGGTGCGGCATCCTCCGTCAGCCCCCAGCCGACGCGGACGCCGATCTCCAGCCGTGGTGTCAGCATGAAGTGTGTGCCCGGGCTGACGAACGGCCGGACAGTGTCGTCCTCCAGCCCCTGCGTGCTGGTGGCGAAGTATTCCGCGTGCACCTCCCAGCGTTCCGTCACCGGGCGGCGCCACACCACCGACGGCCCCCAGCGTGAGAACCAGCCGCTCTCGGCGACCGAGTAGGCGTAGCGCAACGCCGCGTCGAGCCGGCTGCCGGCGGGCAGCTCCCAGCCCCACACGACCGTGGCCACGGGGCTCGTGCCCCACTCCTCGGCGTAGGTCGGCGTCGTCGCTTCCAGGATGAAGCAGCTCTCCGGCACCCAGGCGTCTTGCTCCGTCAGCGCCGCCTTGAACCCGAACAGGATATTCGACTCGTAGATGGCGTGGCCGTCGATCGGCAGCTCGCCGACTTCCACGTTCGTCACGACGTTCCCCTGCGAACCCACCGAGTAATTGATCCCCACGCGCCATTCCCACCACTCGGTGGCGGCGTAGCGCACGAGCAGCTCCGGATAGCTGTTGGTCGGCGTGCCACTGCGGTTGTCGATGAAGACCTGCGACCCCTCGAGCAGGCTCGTGCCGGCGGCGATGCACCGCGTCGCCGGCGTGAAGGCGTCGCGGTCGGTGTGGAGGTCCGGTTCCTCGGCGGCGATGGTCGCCGCCGCCATGGCGAAGAGGAGGGCCGCGATCGACGCGCGCGGCCCCGGGCCGCGGCCGCGTGGTCCGGCCGGCGCGGCAGCCGATGCGCACCTCGACGTCGATCCGGCCATGGCCCCCTTCCCCGCAGGTCGGCAGTCCCGCTCGCCGTCTCGTGGCGCGCGCGTGCAGCCTCCCGCTCCGTCCTCGTTCGGCCACGGCGGCGGTGGCGCGTCCGGATTTCCGACCGCCGCGGCCAAGTCCGCGCCGCTTGCCGAGGAGGGCTACACTGCCCGGCTTTCCGGAGGTGCCCATGGCTCCAGCCGCGCCCGCGGCAGGCGGATTCGTCGTCGTCGCGCATGGTCGGGTCAACCTGATCGGTGAGCACACCGACTACAACGACGGCTTCGTGATGCCGATGGCGATCGAGCCGGCGGTGCGCTGCACGGTGCGGCGCCGCGGCGACGGCCTCGTCCGCCTCCGCTCCGTGGGCCACGAGGGGGAAGCGGTCGTCGATCCGTCACGGCCGCTCGGGCCGGGGCGGCGCGACTGGGCGCGCTACCCGATCGGCGTCCTCGCCGGCTATGCAGCCCGTGGGTTCGCGATCCCGGGCTGCGAGATCGAGATCTCGGCCGATCTTCCCGTCGGCGGGGGCTTGAGCAGTTCGGCCGCGCTCGAGGTGGCCGTCGCGACCGCCGTCGAAACGCTGTGTGGCCAGGCGCTCGACCCGGTCGAGAAGGCCCTCCTCTGCCAGGAGGCCGAGCACCGCTTCGCCGGCGTGCCCTGCGGGATCATGGACCAGTTCGCCGTCACGCTCGCCCGCCCCGGCCACGCCCTCCTGCTCGACTGCCGGTCCCGCGCCGTGACCCACGTGCCGCTGGCCGACCCGTCGGTGGCCGTAGCGGTGATCGACAGCGGCGTGAAGCACGACCTCGCCGCCGGAGCATACGCGCGCCGTCGCGACGAATGCCGCCGGGCGGCTGACCGGCTCGGCGTCGCGTCGCTCCGCGACCTGTCGGCCGACGAGTGGTGGTCGCACGGGCCCGGGCTGCCCGAGATCGAGCGGAAGCGCGTCGCCCACGTGGTGTCGGAAAACGCGCGCGTCCAGGCGTTTGCCGCGTCGATCGATCTCGGCGACTTCGTCCGCGCGGGGCGGATCATGGTCGAGAGCCATTGGTCGCTGGCGCGCGACTACGAGGTCTCGTGCCCCGAGATGGACGCCCTCGTGGCCGCGGCCAACCGCGTGCCCGGCGTGCTCGGGTGCCGGATGACCGGCGGCGGCTTCGGCGGCTGCGCCGTGGCGCTGGTCCGCGCCGACACGGCGACGGCGGCGCTCGAGCGGATCGTCGACGGGTACCGGACTTCCACCGGGAACAGGGCGCGCGGGTTCGTCACGGCGCCGTGCGGGGGGCCGGAGGTGGCTCCGGCGGCGGCGGCAGGCTGACGTGGTAGTCGCCGAAGCGCGGGTCGGGTTCGGGGAAATCGGTCGACACCAGCTGCGCGCCGCTGGCGAGGGCTTTGTCGCGGCGCGAGCCGTCGTTGGCGCGGGCCTCGACCGTGCCGGCGTCGGCGCGCGTCCGGACCATGAATCCGGCCGCGACCAGGGCGCGGATCTCGTCGTGGCCGGCCACCGGATCGTTGCGCTTCATGAACGCGGCGGCGGCGTGGTCGCGCGGCACGCTGGCGAACAGCAGCCGCCCGGCAAGGCCCGGCGCCGGGGCGAGGTAGCGGTCGCGCAGCGCCCCCTC
Protein-coding regions in this window:
- the galK gene encoding galactokinase — protein: MRTSTSIRPWPPSPQVGSPARRLVARACSLPLRPRSATAAVARPDFRPPRPSPRRLPRRATLPGFPEVPMAPAAPAAGGFVVVAHGRVNLIGEHTDYNDGFVMPMAIEPAVRCTVRRRGDGLVRLRSVGHEGEAVVDPSRPLGPGRRDWARYPIGVLAGYAARGFAIPGCEIEISADLPVGGGLSSSAALEVAVATAVETLCGQALDPVEKALLCQEAEHRFAGVPCGIMDQFAVTLARPGHALLLDCRSRAVTHVPLADPSVAVAVIDSGVKHDLAAGAYARRRDECRRAADRLGVASLRDLSADEWWSHGPGLPEIERKRVAHVVSENARVQAFAASIDLGDFVRAGRIMVESHWSLARDYEVSCPEMDALVAAANRVPGVLGCRMTGGGFGGCAVALVRADTATAALERIVDGYRTSTGNRARGFVTAPCGGPEVAPAAAAG